The proteins below are encoded in one region of Populus alba chromosome 2, ASM523922v2, whole genome shotgun sequence:
- the LOC118049990 gene encoding uncharacterized protein isoform X1 produces the protein MNGMQYRKGQKIEKPFPGCLGRMVNLFDLSNGVAGNRLLTDKPHHDGSSISRSQSDVARMLSVPFGDQVEDKMIVSELRRSSLNKKANATPMKTLIAQEMSKEVESKHNPPNLVAKLMGLDTLPHQQPVAAAAQRSHSRDYSRRSLSHSGIFVESWDEDHSCLDKQMPSEGHLCQEQSEYKDVYEIWQQSQQTMVRHSSPQKRNHNENENTRKMALVRQKFMEAKRLSTDEKGRQSKEFQDALEVLSSNKDLFLKFLQEPNSLFSQHLHDMQSMPPSPETKHITVLRPSKVVDNERFAGSGKKSDKPTKQQAHTGQATGWESNLGYSPAFSNEKIVEYPPAQPTRIVVLKPSPGKIHDIKALVSPPSSPPRMLHGEDFYDEPEDVKGQEPREVAKLITRTMRENLMGHRRDETLLSSVYSNGYTGDDSSFNKSVNDYAVENLSDTEIMSPTSRHSWDYINRFDSPYSTSSFSRASCSPESSVCREAKKRLSERWAMMASNGRALEQKNARRSSSTLGEMLALSDTKKFMRAEEEDSIKEQQPRGSTSCITSHLNKEDGMADSPRTLLRSKSLPVSTTVHGATPNVEVSPPDAGKTEVPKDLTKAKTVKSSLKGKVSSLFFSRNKKPSKDKSVACQSKDEFQSAILETPCLPIPLTEIVSDGAAQCTNDSGHEKCSSHGLHASAGIHTYPDFICMETKQDIVSHEGGLSVTKSVVPGNMNENQDQPSPISVLEPPFEEDDSTILEASGLIQKPDYRGIEVPLKSNLIGKSPPIESVARTLTWDNSCAETASSYPLKPSPSPVSLGAEADEKYWFSFVHTLLTAAGLDCEVQLDSFFSRWHSPESPLDPSLRDKYANPNDKELLHEAKRRQRRSNQKLVFDCVNAALVEITGHGSDRSTRAMTSSGVQNRLVEDAQPMVAEYVWAQMKEWFCSDVRRASGDGSGDSNSLVVEMVVRKEVVGKGWMDKMRVEFDTLRNEIEGKLLDELVEETVIDFAGRM, from the exons ATGAACGGGATGCAGTACAGAAAGGGTCAGAAAATAGAGAAACCGTTTCCAGGATGCTTGGGCAGGATGGTGAATCTTTTTGATTTAAGCAACGGGGTCGCTGGAAACAGGCTGCTCACAGATAAGCCACATCACGATG GTTCTTCAATCTCAAGGAGTCAATCAGATGTGGCAAGGATGTTAAGTGTACCCTTTGGAGATCAGGTTGAGGATAAAATG ATTGTATCCGAGTTAAGGAGAAGCTCCTTGAATAAGAAAGCAAATGCAACACCTATGAAGACACTCATTGCCCAAGAAATGTCCAAAGAAGTGGAATCTAAGCATAATCCACCCAATTTGGTTGCCAAGTTGATGGGACTTGATACCCTCCCTCACCAGCAGCCTGTTGCAGCTGCTGCACAAAGAAGCCACTCTAGAGATTATTCGAGGCGTTCTTTAAGTCACTCTGGGATATTTGTGGAGTCTTGGGATGAAGATCATAGTTGTTTGGACAAGCAGATGCCTAGTGAAGGTCACCTGTGCCAAGAGCAAAGTGAATACAAAGATGTCTATGAAATCTGGCAGCAATCCCAACAGACAATGGTGAGACACAGTTCACCTCAAAAACGAAATcacaatgaaaatgaaaatacaagAAAGATGGCTCTTGTTCGCCAGAAATTCATGGAAGCAAAACGTCTGTCAACAGATGAAAAGGGCCGCCAGTCCAAGGAATTCCAAGATGCACTTGAAGTGTTAAGTTCCAATAAAGATTTATTCCTCAAGTTTCTGCAGGAACCAAATTCATTGTTCTCTCAACATCTGCATGACATGCAATCTATGCCTCCATCTCCTGAGACAAAGCACATCACAGTTCTCAGGCCTTCTAAGGTGGTTGATAATGAAAGGTTTGCTGGGTCAGGGAAGAAGAGTGATAAACCTACAAAGCAACAGGCACATACTGGGCAAGCTACTGGGTGGGAAAGCAATCTTGGATATTCTCCTGCCTTTTCCAATGAGAAGATTGTTGAATATCCTCCTGCTCAACCAACTCGAATAGTAGTATTGAAACCTAGCCCTGGGAAGATCCATGACATCAAGGCTCTGGTATCACCACCCTCATCACCACCAAGAATGTTACATGGTGAAGATTTTTATGATGAACCTGAAGATGTTAAGGGTCAGGAACCAAGAGAGGTGGCAAAGTTGATCACTCGGACCATGCGTGAAAACCTGATGGGCCACCGGAGGGATGAAACTCTTCTTTCTTCCGTGTATTCCAATGGCTACACTGGTGATGACAGTTCATTTAACAAATCAGTAAATGACTATGCAGTGGAAAATCTAAGTGATACGGAAATCATGTCACCAACTTCTAGACATTCATGGGATTACATCAATAGGTTTGATAGCCCCTACTCCACTTCCTCCTTCAGCCGTGCATCTTGTTCTCCAGAGTCATCTGTTTGCAGAGAAGCAAAGAAGCGACTTTCTGAAAGATGGGCCATGATGGCATCAAATGGGAGAGCTCTGGAGCAAAAAAATGCCCGGAGAAGCTCTAGCACTTTGGGGGAGATGCTTGCGCTTTCAGATACTAAGAAATTTATGAGAGCTGAGGAAGAGGATAGTATTAAGGAACAACAACCAAGAGGATCTACCTCTTGCATCACTAGTCATTTAAATAAGGAAGATGGCATGGCTGATTCTCCTAGAACTCTTCTAAGGTCCAAGTCTTTGCCTGTCTCTACCACAGTGCATGGTGCTACACCCAATGTTGAAGTTTCACCCCCTGATGCTGGCAAAACTGAAGTTCCAAAGGATCTGACAAAGGCAAAGACCGTGAAATCTTCTCTGAAGGGGAAagtttctagtttatttttctcGAGGAACAAGAAACCAAGTAAAGATAAATCTGTTGCATGTCAATCTAAAGATGAATTTCAGTCTGCCATCCTGGAAACCCCTTGTTTACCAATTCCTCTGACTGAAATAGTTAGTGATGGTGCAGCTCAATGTACTAATGACTCTGGCCATGAAAAGTGTTCATCTCATGGCTTACATGCGTCAGCAGGCATACATACCTATCCAGATtttatctgcatggaaacaaaacaagaCATTGTTTCTCATGAG GGAGGGCTGTCTGTAACAAAGTCTGTGGTGCCTGGGAATATGAATGAGAATCAGGATCAGCCAAGTCCGATCTCAGTTTTAGAACCCCCATTTGAAGAGGATGACAGCACAATTCTGGAGGCTTCTGGCTTGATACAGAAGCCAGATTATAGGG GAATAGAGGTGCCTCTTAAGTCTAACTTGATTGGTAAATCACCACCTATAGAATCAGTAGCTCGAACCCTAACATGGGATAATTCTTGTGCGGAGACAGCTAGTTCTTATCCACTAAAACCCTCTCCCTCTCCAGTCTCCTTGGGTGCTGAGGCAGATGAAAAGTACTGGTTTTCCTTTGTCCACACTCTACTAACAGCAGCTGGCCTTGATTGCGAAGTGCAATTAGATTCATTTTTTTCCAGATGGCATTCACCTGAAAGCCCATTGGACCCATCATTAAGAGACAAATACGCTAATCCAAATGACAAGGAGCTTTTGCACGAGGCAAAGCGAAGGCAGAGACGATCAAATCAGAAACTTGTATTTGACTGTGTGAATGCAGCACTTGTTGAAATCACAGGTCATGGATCAGACAGGAGCACAAGGGCTATGACGAGCAGTGGGGTACAAAACAGGTTGGTAGAGGATGCACAACCCATGGTAGCTGAATACGTGTGGGCTCAGATGAAGGAATGGTTTTGTAGTGATGTGAGACGTGCTTCTGGGGATGGTAGTGGGGACAGCAACAGCCTGGTGGTGGAGATGGTGGTGAGGAAGGAGGTGGTAGGGAAAGGGTGGATGGATAAGATGAGAGTGGAGTTTGATACTTTACGGAACGAAATAGAAGGAAAGCTGCTGGATGAACTTGTTGAGGAGACTGTCATTGATTTCGCAGGTAGGATGTGA
- the LOC118049990 gene encoding uncharacterized protein isoform X2, which translates to MLSVPFGDQVEDKMIVSELRRSSLNKKANATPMKTLIAQEMSKEVESKHNPPNLVAKLMGLDTLPHQQPVAAAAQRSHSRDYSRRSLSHSGIFVESWDEDHSCLDKQMPSEGHLCQEQSEYKDVYEIWQQSQQTMVRHSSPQKRNHNENENTRKMALVRQKFMEAKRLSTDEKGRQSKEFQDALEVLSSNKDLFLKFLQEPNSLFSQHLHDMQSMPPSPETKHITVLRPSKVVDNERFAGSGKKSDKPTKQQAHTGQATGWESNLGYSPAFSNEKIVEYPPAQPTRIVVLKPSPGKIHDIKALVSPPSSPPRMLHGEDFYDEPEDVKGQEPREVAKLITRTMRENLMGHRRDETLLSSVYSNGYTGDDSSFNKSVNDYAVENLSDTEIMSPTSRHSWDYINRFDSPYSTSSFSRASCSPESSVCREAKKRLSERWAMMASNGRALEQKNARRSSSTLGEMLALSDTKKFMRAEEEDSIKEQQPRGSTSCITSHLNKEDGMADSPRTLLRSKSLPVSTTVHGATPNVEVSPPDAGKTEVPKDLTKAKTVKSSLKGKVSSLFFSRNKKPSKDKSVACQSKDEFQSAILETPCLPIPLTEIVSDGAAQCTNDSGHEKCSSHGLHASAGIHTYPDFICMETKQDIVSHEGGLSVTKSVVPGNMNENQDQPSPISVLEPPFEEDDSTILEASGLIQKPDYRGIEVPLKSNLIGKSPPIESVARTLTWDNSCAETASSYPLKPSPSPVSLGAEADEKYWFSFVHTLLTAAGLDCEVQLDSFFSRWHSPESPLDPSLRDKYANPNDKELLHEAKRRQRRSNQKLVFDCVNAALVEITGHGSDRSTRAMTSSGVQNRLVEDAQPMVAEYVWAQMKEWFCSDVRRASGDGSGDSNSLVVEMVVRKEVVGKGWMDKMRVEFDTLRNEIEGKLLDELVEETVIDFAGRM; encoded by the exons ATGTTAAGTGTACCCTTTGGAGATCAGGTTGAGGATAAAATG ATTGTATCCGAGTTAAGGAGAAGCTCCTTGAATAAGAAAGCAAATGCAACACCTATGAAGACACTCATTGCCCAAGAAATGTCCAAAGAAGTGGAATCTAAGCATAATCCACCCAATTTGGTTGCCAAGTTGATGGGACTTGATACCCTCCCTCACCAGCAGCCTGTTGCAGCTGCTGCACAAAGAAGCCACTCTAGAGATTATTCGAGGCGTTCTTTAAGTCACTCTGGGATATTTGTGGAGTCTTGGGATGAAGATCATAGTTGTTTGGACAAGCAGATGCCTAGTGAAGGTCACCTGTGCCAAGAGCAAAGTGAATACAAAGATGTCTATGAAATCTGGCAGCAATCCCAACAGACAATGGTGAGACACAGTTCACCTCAAAAACGAAATcacaatgaaaatgaaaatacaagAAAGATGGCTCTTGTTCGCCAGAAATTCATGGAAGCAAAACGTCTGTCAACAGATGAAAAGGGCCGCCAGTCCAAGGAATTCCAAGATGCACTTGAAGTGTTAAGTTCCAATAAAGATTTATTCCTCAAGTTTCTGCAGGAACCAAATTCATTGTTCTCTCAACATCTGCATGACATGCAATCTATGCCTCCATCTCCTGAGACAAAGCACATCACAGTTCTCAGGCCTTCTAAGGTGGTTGATAATGAAAGGTTTGCTGGGTCAGGGAAGAAGAGTGATAAACCTACAAAGCAACAGGCACATACTGGGCAAGCTACTGGGTGGGAAAGCAATCTTGGATATTCTCCTGCCTTTTCCAATGAGAAGATTGTTGAATATCCTCCTGCTCAACCAACTCGAATAGTAGTATTGAAACCTAGCCCTGGGAAGATCCATGACATCAAGGCTCTGGTATCACCACCCTCATCACCACCAAGAATGTTACATGGTGAAGATTTTTATGATGAACCTGAAGATGTTAAGGGTCAGGAACCAAGAGAGGTGGCAAAGTTGATCACTCGGACCATGCGTGAAAACCTGATGGGCCACCGGAGGGATGAAACTCTTCTTTCTTCCGTGTATTCCAATGGCTACACTGGTGATGACAGTTCATTTAACAAATCAGTAAATGACTATGCAGTGGAAAATCTAAGTGATACGGAAATCATGTCACCAACTTCTAGACATTCATGGGATTACATCAATAGGTTTGATAGCCCCTACTCCACTTCCTCCTTCAGCCGTGCATCTTGTTCTCCAGAGTCATCTGTTTGCAGAGAAGCAAAGAAGCGACTTTCTGAAAGATGGGCCATGATGGCATCAAATGGGAGAGCTCTGGAGCAAAAAAATGCCCGGAGAAGCTCTAGCACTTTGGGGGAGATGCTTGCGCTTTCAGATACTAAGAAATTTATGAGAGCTGAGGAAGAGGATAGTATTAAGGAACAACAACCAAGAGGATCTACCTCTTGCATCACTAGTCATTTAAATAAGGAAGATGGCATGGCTGATTCTCCTAGAACTCTTCTAAGGTCCAAGTCTTTGCCTGTCTCTACCACAGTGCATGGTGCTACACCCAATGTTGAAGTTTCACCCCCTGATGCTGGCAAAACTGAAGTTCCAAAGGATCTGACAAAGGCAAAGACCGTGAAATCTTCTCTGAAGGGGAAagtttctagtttatttttctcGAGGAACAAGAAACCAAGTAAAGATAAATCTGTTGCATGTCAATCTAAAGATGAATTTCAGTCTGCCATCCTGGAAACCCCTTGTTTACCAATTCCTCTGACTGAAATAGTTAGTGATGGTGCAGCTCAATGTACTAATGACTCTGGCCATGAAAAGTGTTCATCTCATGGCTTACATGCGTCAGCAGGCATACATACCTATCCAGATtttatctgcatggaaacaaaacaagaCATTGTTTCTCATGAG GGAGGGCTGTCTGTAACAAAGTCTGTGGTGCCTGGGAATATGAATGAGAATCAGGATCAGCCAAGTCCGATCTCAGTTTTAGAACCCCCATTTGAAGAGGATGACAGCACAATTCTGGAGGCTTCTGGCTTGATACAGAAGCCAGATTATAGGG GAATAGAGGTGCCTCTTAAGTCTAACTTGATTGGTAAATCACCACCTATAGAATCAGTAGCTCGAACCCTAACATGGGATAATTCTTGTGCGGAGACAGCTAGTTCTTATCCACTAAAACCCTCTCCCTCTCCAGTCTCCTTGGGTGCTGAGGCAGATGAAAAGTACTGGTTTTCCTTTGTCCACACTCTACTAACAGCAGCTGGCCTTGATTGCGAAGTGCAATTAGATTCATTTTTTTCCAGATGGCATTCACCTGAAAGCCCATTGGACCCATCATTAAGAGACAAATACGCTAATCCAAATGACAAGGAGCTTTTGCACGAGGCAAAGCGAAGGCAGAGACGATCAAATCAGAAACTTGTATTTGACTGTGTGAATGCAGCACTTGTTGAAATCACAGGTCATGGATCAGACAGGAGCACAAGGGCTATGACGAGCAGTGGGGTACAAAACAGGTTGGTAGAGGATGCACAACCCATGGTAGCTGAATACGTGTGGGCTCAGATGAAGGAATGGTTTTGTAGTGATGTGAGACGTGCTTCTGGGGATGGTAGTGGGGACAGCAACAGCCTGGTGGTGGAGATGGTGGTGAGGAAGGAGGTGGTAGGGAAAGGGTGGATGGATAAGATGAGAGTGGAGTTTGATACTTTACGGAACGAAATAGAAGGAAAGCTGCTGGATGAACTTGTTGAGGAGACTGTCATTGATTTCGCAGGTAGGATGTGA